Genomic DNA from Nitrosarchaeum koreense MY1:
CAATTTCCGCTCCAAATTTCTTACATGTGTCTATTGTTGCAACTGTATCGTCTGAAAACAACACATTGTCAATTTTGCTATCGTTGCCTGCAAGTGCTGCAAGAAAGATTGCTCTGTGTGAATAACTTTTATTTGCAGGACATGTGATGTGGCCTGTTATTTTTGATTTTTCTACTTTACAATTCATGTACTTCGGCCTTTTTGTTATTGATTTTGGATACTATTACATTTCCTTCTAATACTGAAAATACTTTTTTTATGTTTGATTCATTTTCCTTTTTTGTCACAGCTGCAATTGCAGGACCGTTCCCTGAAACTGATGCTCCTAGCGCTCCTTTCTCCAATAAATTAATAATTATTTTCGGATCTGAATTTAATATTGCAGCTGTTGCTAATCCATTGATGTTCATTGCATTCCAATACTCTGCTTTTTTTGCTAACTCCCATGCGCCATTAAATACATCTGAAAGAATTTTTAGATTTTTTAAATTTCCTCGTTTTCTATTTTTAGGAATAAATATCACTGCAATTAAATTTACAGGTGCTTTTTCTGAATGAATTCTATTTTTTTTAAGATTGTCAGTTACATTGAATCCTCCATAATAACATGAACATGCATCATCATATGCTCCAGTTATGCTTACTTTAGATTCTAATGATGCATCAACTCCTGCAAGTAAAATTTGTTTATCTGTTAATTTTGGTTTGAATATTTTTGCACATGCAAGAGCGATTGCTGATGAAATTGCACTTGAACTTTTTAATCCATATCCTGTAGGTATTTCTGAATTTAGTGTAACGTCAATCCTGTTTTCTTCAATCTCTTTTTTTGAAAGTATTTTTTCTATAGTTTTATTTATTAATCTTGAACTTAGGCTCTTGTTTTCTGACTGAATGAAAATTCCTTTGCCTGGACTGGTCTCAATTATTGCATCTACTTTCAATTCAATGCCTAATGTTGCGCCCTTGTGGGTAGCAATTGCATTTACAAGTGATACTGCACCGTGTACTGTAGCCATAGCTTTTGCCATTATACTCCTCCTAACAATGCTTTTTTCATGGCATTATAAGGTGCTTCTACACCATGCCATATTTGAAACGCTCTAGATGCTTGACCTAATAGCATTTCATAGCCATAAATTACAATGGCACCTTTTTCTTTTGCTTTTTTTATAAAATCTGTATTTATTGGAGAATATACTATATCATACACAATTGTTTTTGAGTTAATTCCATCAAGTGAAATAATACTTGGTTCGTTTTTCAATCCTACTGATGTAGCATTTACGATCACATCATAATTTTTTGTCGTCTCTCCTATCTCGTCTATTCTAATTGGATTTGCTTTTAATCCAATTTTATTTGCAAACTCTGAGATCTTATTTGCATTTTCTAAAGTTCTGTTTGCTATGGTGATACTTTTTGCATGTTCTTTTGCAAATCCTACTACAATAGCTCTTGCAGCACCACCTGCTCCTAATAGTAAAACTTTCAAATTTCTTATGTTCAAATTTCTTTTTTTAAATGGTTCTAAAAATCCGTCCATATCTGTATTGTATCCTTTTAAAATTCCATTATCGTTTGTAACTGTATTCACTGCACCTATAATGCTACAAGATTCGTCTAATTTATCCAGGTATTTCATCATTTCAACTTTATGTGGAATTGTAACATTAAATCCAGATATCTTAATTTTTTTAAGTGATTCTATTCCTTCTTCTAATTCGTCTTTTGCTATTTTGTATGCGATATATGAGCAATCCAAATTCAATTCTCTAAATGCTGCACTATGAATATTTGGTGATAATGAATGATCAATAGGATCTCCAATAACTGCAAATGTTTTTGACATCTTATTTTCTAGATTACTATGATTGATTTAAACTCTCGACATGTATGAAATATCTTTTTTATTATTTTTTATAAACTCTAAAATTATATTCTTTATTTGGCTAGGCTCTTAATATTTAATTCATCTTTAGGTTGATGATTTTTTTCACCTCATTAACACTGAATTGTCCAGGTGCTATTGGCTTTCCAAGTGATACGTAGGTGTATGGGCTTCCTAGGTATAGGCACAAAATTCTTGATAATCTTCCATTATCTCCCATCGCAAACGCTATCAGACTGTTTTTCTTATTTTGGCCATAGAGTTGAAGAGTTATAGTTGAATCTTTAACTGATTTGGCTGTAGTGACAATTTTTACATTATTTGAAAATTTACCCATTTGGTTCATTTTGTTTTTTAACTCAGAAAATTTTGGAGTTTTTTTAAAGTCATGCCATGAAATAAGTAGTCTGGTCTTTGTTGATTTGAGATATTTTACCAATTCTTTATTTTTTTTAATTGTATTAAATTCAACATCTAGTAAAAATGGATTATACTCTGAAATTAATTTTAATATTGCAACTCTTTCTTTTTCACTTCCTTCAAATTTTCCTCCTTCT
This window encodes:
- a CDS encoding shikimate kinase; this translates as MAKAMATVHGAVSLVNAIATHKGATLGIELKVDAIIETSPGKGIFIQSENKSLSSRLINKTIEKILSKKEIEENRIDVTLNSEIPTGYGLKSSSAISSAIALACAKIFKPKLTDKQILLAGVDASLESKVSITGAYDDACSCYYGGFNVTDNLKKNRIHSEKAPVNLIAVIFIPKNRKRGNLKNLKILSDVFNGAWELAKKAEYWNAMNINGLATAAILNSDPKIIINLLEKGALGASVSGNGPAIAAVTKKENESNIKKVFSVLEGNVIVSKINNKKAEVHEL
- the aroE gene encoding shikimate dehydrogenase; the encoded protein is MSKTFAVIGDPIDHSLSPNIHSAAFRELNLDCSYIAYKIAKDELEEGIESLKKIKISGFNVTIPHKVEMMKYLDKLDESCSIIGAVNTVTNDNGILKGYNTDMDGFLEPFKKRNLNIRNLKVLLLGAGGAARAIVVGFAKEHAKSITIANRTLENANKISEFANKIGLKANPIRIDEIGETTKNYDVIVNATSVGLKNEPSIISLDGINSKTIVYDIVYSPINTDFIKKAKEKGAIVIYGYEMLLGQASRAFQIWHGVEAPYNAMKKALLGGV
- the aroD gene encoding type I 3-dehydroquinate dehydratase, translating into MKYKTCVSIAENSSNKIKNNLKQALKKSDYAEVRFDFLKTDDIPQTLENIKDDLKKVVCTLRPKSEGGKFEGSEKERVAILKLISEYNPFLLDVEFNTIKKNKELVKYLKSTKTRLLISWHDFKKTPKFSELKNKMNQMGKFSNNVKIVTTAKSVKDSTITLQLYGQNKKNSLIAFAMGDNGRLSRILCLYLGSPYTYVSLGKPIAPGQFSVNEVKKIINLKMN